In Chlorobiota bacterium, the sequence GGTGGGACGGCATCAATTATTACCTGTACAACGACCGCAGCAGCGAAGCAACCGACCGCCGCCGGTTTATCAAAGATGACTTCAGCAGCATGATTGCCGACCCCTCGGTAATGGCCTTGATGCCGCAAGCAATGCAGATGTTCCGCAGCGGGTGGGTGGTGCCATCGCTCCGCACGCTTCGGATCCAGCACGACGTGGCGGACCTGCGAACGTGGCCATTAACCTACAGCGCGCGCGGGGCGTACCAGATTGATGGAACCTTCAATAACGTCTCGAACTTGGTGAGTAGCGTCCGGGTGGATTCCTTCAACGCAAGCCGCCATTACACGGCTGGTGATTACTACTTCACCGTCCCGAACGACGACAACATCCAAAGCGACACGCGCCAGATCACCCTTGATATGACCAAAGGGGTGATCTCCATCAACACGCCGATGATTCAAGGGGGAAGCGGTCAGCTTGCGAACGTTTCGGCATTGCGGACCGATCAGTTGGGAATCAATTTCTTGGAAGGAGGGAAGCACGTTACCTACTTGTGGAGCTCGCTTACCAACGACACGCTTGGCGCGGCGCAACGCTCGCTTCTAACGGTGACAACACGCGCCGCAAACACCAACGCACTCTGGACCTACGGCGACTCCAGCTTCGCAAAAAATTGGGGGACAACTCCAACGATGATGGAAGGCGCAAAGATTGGGGTGAACTTCTACACCGCCGCCGACACGATCATCCTGTACCCGCTGGATTCGCTTGGCCAGCCAACCGGGAAGGCCTTGCCAGCAGCGAAAACGCCGCAAGGTGTGTGGCGCGTTATCGTGGATTTGGCGCAGGAAAAAACGCCGTGGTTTGGCGTGGAGCAGCGTTTTTCAAGCGACCCCGCAACGGGGGTGAATGAATCGGGAAGCAACGCCAGCGGAGCGATTGGGGAAGTGATGCCAAACCCCGCCACCAACGAAGCATTGCTGCCGATTGCGATCCCCGCCGGCGGTGCACCATTGCGCGCAACGTTGTTCGATGCGGTGGGGCGTGCCGTCCGCCAGGTCGCCAATCTGGAGGCCGCCGAAGGGAACGCTCAGCTGCCGATTGACCTGTCGGGAATTCCCGCAGGAAGCTACACCCTTGTGGTGACGATCGGCGGCCAACACGCTGCCAGGCGCGTGGTGGTGCGGTGATGGAATGGAAAGAATGGAGTATTGAAAGGAGGGGGGGGATAGAGTTCCTTCGGGCACTCACACCCCCTCCATCACTCCTGCAAAATCGTTTCTTGGATTGTTGATTGCGGTGCTTACCGGGTAAGCGGTCATCGCTTCGGCGGGGTAGGGGGCAATGGCTTGCTGAAGCTCTTGCTGGCGTGCTTTGGGGTCCAGCCATACGGCCAAATCGGTGGGGTTCAGAATCACCGGCATTCGGTCGTGGATGGGGCGCATCAGTTCGTTGGGACCGGTGGTGACCACCGCGCACGTTATCTGCTCGCTTCCATCGGAAACCATGCGGGCACTCCACAGCCCGGCCATTGCAAAAATGTTCCCCCCTTGCAGGGTGATGCGGTAGGGCTGCTTCTGGGTTCCCGTTCGCTTCCATTCGTAGAAGCCATCGGCCAGCAGTGCGCAGCGGGCGCTTCGGAACGCGCCACGGAAAAACGGTTTTTCGGCCACCGTCTCCCCGCGTGCGTTTATCACCGGCTTCGTGTCGCTTTCCGGTTTGGCCCAGGCGGGAAGGAAACCCCACTCCATCACCATCAATCGTGGGACCGGATCGGCCACCACGCCAAGCACCGGCTGGCTGGGCGCAATGTTGTACTGGCGCGGATGCGCAAGCTCCGGCGGGACGCTTAAGCCAAGTTCACGAAGGAACTCGGCAATGTCCTGGGTTAAGCTGAAGCGTCCGCACATCTCAGTATCCAACTCCCCGGTGCATCATCCGGAAGGTGTCCATGTTCCGAATCAACGCCACCACACGCCCTTCAAGATGGAAATTCTCCTTGTCCTCCACCGGAATCGGGCGGTAGTTTTTGTTGGCCGGCTCCAGCACAATTTTTCCGGCGATGTCGTAGAACCGCTTTACGGTTGCTTCCTCGCCGATGCGGGCAACCACAATCTCACCGTTGCGGACCGAGTCGGCACGGCGCACCAGCAGCAGATCCCCTTCCATAATCCCCGCCTCAATCATCGAATCCCCCTGCACCCGAAGCAGGAATGCTTCTTCCGAACCAACGAAGCTGGTGTCCAGCATCATCGTGCCGTCAATGTTCTCGGTGGCAAGCAATGGCTGGCCGGCGGCCACGGTTCCCACGATAGGAATCGGGATGGTGGGGGCAACGTCGCTAAGGCGGATGCCACGGCTGCGCCCGTCGCGGCGAAGCATCAACTTCCCTTTATTTTCAAGGGCTGCAAGGTGTTTGCGCACGGCACTTTGATGAATGCGGAAATGGTGAGCAATCTCCCGCTCGGTTGGGGGCTGCATCTGCTTCTGCATAAAATTCTCGATGAATTTCAGAACCGATGCTTGCCGTGGAGTCAATCCTTCCATGCCAGTCTGTTGATTGATGGTTATTGGTGACGGATAACCCAGCGCATTGGCGGGTCATCGCTTGAACACCGGCAATCTACACCCTTTCTTCGGTTGAGGCAATAGGGGGGAAGCGGAAAAGATTTTCCCGCAAAAAATTTCCCCGCAAACCAGCAAGGCCAGCGATGAATTGATGAACTTCAGTTCGCCAGTGCCGAGGTATATTGGCCGCCCCTCACAGCACGTTTCCCATGGAATACTCACAACTCCGTCTCCAATTTTTCACGTGGTGTTTGGTTGCTTTTGCCGCATGCGGTGGCGGGGCAATCAACGATCAATCGCTTCCGGCGAATATGTCCGGCGGCGCGGTTGCCGATGCCCGGCGCGATAACAACTACGCCCGGTTTGGCAACGGCACGCCTGCGGAAAAACTGCGGTGGACCTTCGTCCGCGGCGTGCATGGCGGGCTGCTGGTTCCGCCCCTCTATCTGGACCGCTTCCGCTACGCCCTGCTGACCGACCGCGGGGAATTGGCGATTGCCGAAGGGGACACCACGCTTCACCGATTCACCTTCCCCAACGGAGAACACCCATATCCGGCGATTGCTGCGGACTCTGCCGGGACGCTGTACGCCGTCACCACACACGGCACGCTGCACGCGGTTGGCCCCGATGGAGCTGAGCGATGGAGCAAAAATCTTCGCCAATCCGACACGAACGCCATCCTTGGCTACAGCCAGCCGCTGGGGATGACCGATGGAGTAATTATCGGGACCTCAGCCGGCACCCTTACCCGGTTCGGCAGCGATGGAAATCCGCGTTGGAGCGTGCAGTTTGGGGCCGGGATTTCCCCGCAGATCTGCCACGTCAACGGCGCGATCGTGGTTGCCCTTAGCCACAACGATTACTCCATTTCCGACAGCCTGGCCACGCTTGATGCGGGGACCGGAGCGCGGCGTTCGGTGGTTGCGCTGGCGGGGGTGCGGGTGCTGTCGGGGCCGGCGGTGGTGGGGACCGCAACGCTGGTTGGCGCTGCCCGCCGCGCCGATGACGGAACCCGCCAGCCGTTCCTGCTTGCTGTTGCCGACGGCAAAGAAGTATGGCGGCGGCCCCTTGCGTTGCTGCCGCGAGGAATCAGCGGAGATGAGTTTGGAAACAGCTATATCACCGGAACGGGGACCACGGCGGAGTTCACCGGAGGGGTGCTGGCATCGTTCGACGCGAAGGGAACCCAGCGTTGGGAGAAGTTTTTTGAATCGGAGCTGGGGGCGGCGGCGGCGGTCAGCGGTGGCTATCTCTATGTGGTCTCCCGCCGTGAGGGGCGGATGGGGCTGTTCACCTACACCCACACGGGGGAGTTCGCCGCCTTTGTCCCGGTGGCCAACCTTCTTGGTGTCTCCTCAAGAATCTCCATTTCCCCCATTGCCGAGCCGTTGCTGGTGGCGGTGGATACTTGCGTGGTGTTGCGGGGAGTTAATTAGAGGTGGAAAGGCAATGAATCCTATATTTGCCACCCCGCTATGCCGCGTCCCATGAACCTTTGTACGAACCTGCTTTCTGCTCTCCTATCCCCGCGCCGTCGTTGCTGCGTCCGGTTGGGGGTGCTTTTCCTTCTTCTGTGCCCTGCCTGGCTGGTGGGGCAATCCAGCGATACCTCCCGCTTTACCGATGTTGGCAATATCCGCCTGATGATCTCCAACTTCGGAACAATCGGAAGCGGGTGGGCCGGGTGGCCTGCGGTTCCTTCGTGCGAGTACCCGCGTGGCTCCAAAGTTGAGCATCTGTTTATTGGAGGGATTTGGTTGGGGGGGATTCGAGAGGTTAATGGAAACCGGATGCCGCTGGTAAGCACCGGAGCGGTGGATGTCTCCGCCGTGCGCGAAGGGCTTGCCGGATTCGAGCTCACCACCGAACTCCGCGACCGGATGATTGAACGCTCCAGCAACATCGAGTCGCCGTTCTACACCCCGGCGGCCATTAGCGAGCAAGATTTTGTGGCGAAGTTTGTTGACACCAACCGCTATATCCCCGATGCCACCCGCCCCCGCGAAATCCTTGAACACCTTCACCCGCTGGGGCTTTCCATCCAGATGGAGAGTTATGCTTGGAGCTATCCCTTCGCCGATAATTTTGTGATCCTGCGCTATCGGATTCGGAACGTTTCTTCGGCGGTGATTGATAGTTTCCACGTGGGGTTGTGGAGCGATCTTGTGGTCCGGAACACCCAGTTCACTGCCCCGGGCGGGTCCGCATTCTACTCCAGCGGCGGCAACGGGTTTGTGGACTCGCTGCGGATGGTGTATGAGTACGATGCCAGCAATGGCCAAGAATCCGTTAATGGCTATGCCGCGCTGAAACTGCTGGGAACCACGCCGCCAACCGATTCCGCTTACTTCAATTTCTGGCAGTTCCGCAACGCGACCGGCGCGCCCTGGACAACTTCCCCAGCCGACGACGAAGCCAAATTCAGAAGGCTTTCCAGCAGCTTTTTGGGCGGAGATAAAACCCTGATTGCCGGGCAGCTGAAATCCCCCTCGAACCGTTCGGCGATGATCTCCGCCGGACCCTTCCCCCCGCTGAATCCTGGCGATTCCATCGAGGCAGTGTTCGCTGTGATTGCTGCAAAAAAATCGGGACCCTCACGCGGCGACGAAGAACAGCAGCGGCGTGCCTTGCAGATTGCCACAACCTGGGCGCAACGCGCCTACGATGGCAGCGACCAAAACGGAAACGGAACCCTTGACCCCGGCGAACCAGATGTGAACGGAAACGGGGAGATTGCACGCTACCTTCTTCCCGCGCCGCCACGCTCCCCACGGGTGCGGGTGGTTCCTTCGGACCGGCGCATCACCCTTTACTGGAACAACGCCCCGGAATCGGCAACCGACATCCTCACCAACCGGAAAACGTTCGAGGGGTATCGGGTGTACCGGTCCAACCCTGGCGACGACCTTGACGCAACGATTGATTCGTTGGTGCTGGTTGCGCAGTTCGATCTTCGCAACCGCGTGGGCTTAAACACGGGGCTGAACGGGGCAAAAATCCTTGATGAAAATGGCCAGCCCGCGCCGATTCGGCTTCCCGACGACACAACGGAATATCACTATCGCCTGACGTTCGACAGCGTGCTGAATGGCTGGCAATATGGGGTGGCGGTGACGGCGTTCTCCGCAGCCGAGGAAGCGGCCGGGATACCGGCGTTCGAGTCATCGCAGTTGACATCGCTGAAGCGGGCGATTCCTGGAACCACAGCCAGTGGCGGTGGTGATTCGGCCCACAACATTGGCGTGTATCCCAACCCCTACTACGTGAACGCGGTGTGGGATGGAGCCGGAGAGCGGCAGCGGAAAATTTGGTTCTACAACCTTCCGGCGCGTTCGCGTGTGACGATCTACTCACCGGCGGGGGATGTGGTGGCAACGCTGGACCACGACGCAGCCACCTACAACGGAAGCGACCTGGGCTGGTTCAACAGCTTTGCCGACGGAACGCAACTGCTTGCCGGCGGGGAACACGCTTGGGACCTTATCACCAGCGGGGACCAAGCGCTGGCCACCGGCATCTACTTGTTCGCCGTGGAAGACTTGGCCGCCGGCGGGGTGAAGATGGGACGGTTCGTGGTGATGAAATAAAGCCGCAGATGGATGCAAACATCCAGCAGAACGCCAGATAGATTTTCTAGAAAGAATCCAGAAGAAATCGGTTCCTTCCGGCAACCGACCTCTAACAACCAACCCATAACAACCATGAGAACATCGCTTACCAGACTACTGCTTGGCTTGGTGCTAACCAGCGGAGCAATCCATGCCCAGGACATCATGGATGTCACCATCCCACAAATCCAACAGGTTGCCGAGGCGGATCTTGCTGCCGGGAAGCTGACCTCATCGCTGGTGGGGAAGAAAGTGCGGTTTGTGGGGGTGGCATTGGCTTCCACCGTTGCCAACCGCACCACGAACGATTTCCGCCCGCTGATGACCGCTGGCCGCCGCTACGTCAACTTCATCCAGGACACCAGCGCAACCTCCTTTGCGGGGATCAACGTGCTGACGGTTGACCGCCGGAACGCCGCCGATTCCCAAGCCGTAAAAAACACCCTGTTCGACCGGATCGACAGCGGCGCGGTGGTCCGCATCACCGGAACCGTTTCCCAATTCCCCACCACTCCCGACGGGGCCAACCAGATCACCCTTGCCAACGATGCCGAGGTGGAGATACTCTACCAACGCTCACGCCCCGCTCCGCAGCCGGTAACGATTGCCGATTTCTACAAGCTGGACGGCGCGGCACAAACGCCGCAGTTTGCAACCGGAGCGCAGTACCAGGGGATGCTGGTGGAGCTGAAAAATATCACCGTGAAGGAGAGCCGGGTCAGCACCGGAAACAACGGCGGGCGGGTGACGCTGGTGTTTGTTGATGAGGCCGGAAACGAGATCAGAATGCGCGACCAATCGGGATACTACCTTGCACGCGCGGCGGCCCAGCGGATTGAGTACGAAGGGGACGTTGCGCTGGCAAACCTGAAAACCGTTGACACCAGCGAGTTCTATCTGAACAACTTCGGGACCTTTGCCCCGCCAACCGTTGGCTCAACCATCACTCGGCTGGTTGGGGTTATTTCGGCCAACCAATCCAGCGGCTCCACCATCCAGTTTATGATAACGCCAATCTACCCGGGCGATATGGAAGTTGGCGCGATTGCCGACGAGCTTCCGGCCATTTTCTCGGTCCGCCGCCCAATGGCGTTCCCGAAATCATCGGAAGCGGTAACGGTGACGTTTGTTGGAAGCCCGCGCACCAATCCGCTGGATAAATCTTCCGCCAAAATCTGCTTCAGCGTGGATGGAAAAACCGCAGAGTGTGTGGACGCAACCGCCACCAACGACACCACGTTCACCGCCACCATTCCGGCGCAAGCGGCGGAGTCCATCGTCACCTACTGGGCAACCATTGCCGATGACAAAGGGAACAAGCAGATAAGCCCCCGCGACACCGGCACCTACAAGTATTTCTACGTGGTGATTGATAACCGCGTGGCGATTTACGACGTTCAATACACCCCGAACCTGAGCGGAACCAGCGGCGTTGTTGGGTTCGAGGTTGAGGTTGGCGGAACCGTTGTTGCCGACATCAGTGATATACCTGGCGACAGTGGCGCATCTTCCGGGCCGGACCCGATGGTGGTTATTCAGGAATCAGGGGGGGCGTGGAGCGGCATCAGCTTGCGGGTGAAAAACACCAACGGGGAGATTATCCCAGAGCTTGCCGCGCTGAAACGTGGGGAGCGCGTTTTGGTGCGCGGAACCGTGATAGAAGATTTTGGGATGACCCTGCTGGAAAACGCCACCATTGTTGACAAACAAGCCGGCACGCAAACCCCCGCCCCGGTGAACCTAACCACCGCGCAAATCGGAACGAAGCCAGACGGCCAAAACCGTGAGGCCGAGAAGTGGGAAAGCATGGTGGTGCAATTCCAAGATGTGATCGTCACCGACGACATCGCCGACGCATCGAACTTTGGCGAGTACATGATTGCCAACACCAGCGAGAAAGAAAACTACGCGGCCTGGACCCGTGTGGAGACCGACAACAGCTTTACCAGATACACCACACGAACCCCAGACCCAGAAACAGGGAAGAGGAAGATTGCTACGGGGGACGAATTTTTGGCAATCGCCGGGGTGATGGTGTACACGTTCAACAACTTCAAACTGATCCCCCGCAAGCCGGGTGATTACCTGACAAGCGGATCGGCAGTGCGCCAAACTTCCATTGCGAACGCTACCATGGCAGTGGTCCCGAACCCAACAACTGGGGCATCGGTGTTGCAGCTGACGTTGCCTTCTGCCACGCCGGTGCGTGTGGAAGTCACCAACGCTTTGGGCCAGCCGCTGCAGGCCGTCACCACCGAATCCCGTTTGGAAGAAGGGACCCACCGCTTGCAGCTTCCCACCGACGGGCTTCCGTCCGGAACGCTGTTCGTGCGGGTTACAACCCCCGACGGCGTTGCCACGCTGCCGGTTGTTGTGCTTCCGTAAGGGGCAGTTCGATATCCAATCCCCATTGCCGCCTCTTGCAAGAAGCGGCAATGGGGGTTCCGCATGGAGGTCGGGAATCGCAATCAAACTATCCCTTGCAAAAGGGTTCCGTGTGCGTATCTTCTTTTCAAAGGAAGAAGCATCAATCAGGTTTCAATCATTCCAATCACAGAGATAACCGTGGGGCAATCCATGAGCATCATCAACACTGCCGTTCGCGTGCCGCATCTGCTGGCGGCAATTGTGGCGTTGCTGGCAATGGCCGGTATGCAGCCAGCACTGGCGCAAGTGAAAAATCCGATAAAACTGATTCGCGGCCTTGTGCTGGATGCCAAAACAAAAAAACCAGTGGGGACGGGGAAGGTCTGGGCCTACGAGGCCGAGGGGAAAGGCTCAACCCGCTGGGTGAACAACTCCAAGGTCAACAGCAACACGGGTGAGTATCAGATGATTCTGGACCCGCAGACGATGTACCGGTTCCGGCTGAAAACCCCGGGCTATTTCATCACCGACATCTACTACTGCACCCCCGACGACCTGAACTACCAGGAGGTGGATACCAACATCTACCTTGAGCCGATCCCCGTTGGGGCACAGCTGTTTGCCGGGCGGTTGTTCGACCCCGGGTCGGCGGTGTTGAAGCCAACGCCGAAGCTCTACGAAATCGAAAAAATGTTGAAGATCAACGGCGCGGTGGTTGTTGGCATCACCATCACCCCCGACGTGAAATCTGCGCCGCCACCCCCGCCGCCGGCCCCGGCAAAAAAAGCTAAGAAGCCAGCAAAAAAAGGGAAGAAGGGAGCCGCTGTTGCCGAAGCACCACCGCCCCCGCCGCCAGCCCCCGTGCAGCCGGAGCTGACCGATGAGCAGAAGAAGGAGCTTGGCCGCCAACGCATAACCGCAATCAAAGAATACATGAAAGCCGCGGGGATCAGCGTGACCCGATTGGAGTGGACCCTTGCCGACCCGATAACGCTTAGCTGGAACGCAACCGCGCTTCCGGAGAACGTCGCGATCGTCATCAAATCCATCAATCCCGATGAAGATGACGACGACAGTGATAGCGATATGTAGGCGCGGTGGCCGGCCCCGCTTCCGCTGAACAATCATGGCTCCCCGCTTGGCTTCGTTCTGTAACGGCTGTTCGGGGAGTCTTTTTTGTAAGTTTGACGCTGCTTTCTAATCAACCAGTCTTTTAGCCAGCAAATTAGCGCATGATAACCAGTATGACCGGCTACGGCCGAAGCGAGCGTTCACGCGACGGCGTTTCGGTTTCGGTGGAGCTTCGCAGCTTAAACAGCCGCTTCCTTGAAGTGATAACCCGCACCCCGCGCGATTTGAACCCGCGCGAGAATGACATCCGGGAGATCGTCCGAAAAATCGTCAACCGTGGGAAGATCAACGTCTCGGTGAATGTTGAGCGCGAGCAAAAAGCCACCACCGGATTGAAGGTGGACCCCGATACGGTGGTTGCCTACAAGGATGCGCTTGAGCAAATCAAAAAAGCCGCAAAGCTGAAGGATACCGTCAGCTTGGATCACCTGCTTCAGTTCCGCGATCTGCTAATCCAGCCCGCAAGCGAAGTCAGCGAAGATGTGCAGTGGGAGCTTGTTGCCCAGGCGGTGGAGGAAGCCGCACGCGCCCTGGATACGATGCGCCGCAACGAAGGAAGCGAGCTTTCCCGCGACATCACCGACCGTGTGGCAAGCATCGGCAAAATGGTGGATAGCGTGGAGAAGATCAGCCGCGAGAAAATCCCACAAGAACGCCAACGCCTGCGCGAACGCATCGCCCAACTGTTTGAGAACGATGAGATTGACGAGCAACGGCTAGAGTTCGAGATCGTGATCCTTGCCGAAAAACTTGACGTTACTGAGGAGTGCGTCCGCTTCCGTAGCCACGCAAAATTCTTCATGGAGGCCGTCAATGGCCCCGAGCCGGCGGGCCGCAAACTTGGGTTCCTGCTGCAGGAGATGAACCGCGAGGTGACGACCATCGGTTCCAAATCGAACGATTCCGAAATCGCACACCTTGTGGTCAGGGCCAAGGAGGAGCTGGAGAAAATCCGCGAACAGGTGCAGAATATCGAATGAGGCGCCTGCTTGTTTTGTCGGCACCCAGCGGGGCGGGGAAGACAACGATTGCGCGGCGGCTGCTGGAACGCCACCCGCAATGGCGCTTTGCGGTATCGGCAACCACACGCCAGCGCAGGCCGAACGAGGTTGAGGGGAAAGATTATTTCTTCCTTGATACAGCAGAGTTCCAGCAGCGGATTGCCGACGGAGATTTGATTGAGTGGGAGGAGGTGTTCGGCAACTTGTACGGAACCTTGCGAAGCCAAATTGCCCAGCAGCTTCACACCTCCGAAGAAGATTCGCGCATGATCTTTGACGTTGATGTGAAAGGCGCGCTCTCAATCCGCGCAGCGTTTCCCGAACAGGCATTCCTGGTGTTTATCGCCCCGCCTTCGTTGCAGGAGCTTGAACGCCGGCTGCGTGGCCGGCAGACCGAAAGCGTGGAGGTCCAGCAAACCCGCATCAACCGCGCGCGAATGGAGATGGAGATGCAGGGCCAGTTCGATGCCGTTGTGGTGAACGATAGTGTGGAGCGGGCCGTGCAGGAGATTGAGGCGATGCTGCAATAATCACTTTGCCCGTTGCGTCGGGGGGTGGGGCAAGAAATTGCGGGACAAGAAATTTTTGACGTTGCAAACAGAACAATCAATCATAGTCCATACGATCATCACAAAGGGAAGCCAATGCCGATCCGACCAGTAGATTTGAAGCAGGCAACCGGGGAAGCCGGAAGCATCTATGAGGCGATAGTCATCATGTCGCGCCGTGCTCGCCAAATCAACGACGAGCTGCGGGATAACTTGCAGGCGCGTATCGCCGAAGTTGCCAACCCCAACGACGACGACACCGAAACCGCCAACCCCGATCAACTTGAGGTTGCGCGGGAGTTCGATTACATCCCCAAGCCAACGTTCTTGGCGTTGGATGAGATGTTGGATGGCGACCTTGAGTATCGCTACCGCGAGCCGCAATACTAAGCGGGAAGAAAAAGTAGAGTAGCCAAACAAAGGGATGCCGCAGTACTGCGGCATCCCTTTCTAATTTTCGCGGCATGGTTCTTGTTGGTTTATTTCGCAACACTGGCGCAATCGAAGATCCTGGTTGCCAGCAACTGAACAGCGTTCTTCCCTTGATG encodes:
- a CDS encoding SOS response-associated peptidase, whose amino-acid sequence is MCGRFSLTQDIAEFLRELGLSVPPELAHPRQYNIAPSQPVLGVVADPVPRLMVMEWGFLPAWAKPESDTKPVINARGETVAEKPFFRGAFRSARCALLADGFYEWKRTGTQKQPYRITLQGGNIFAMAGLWSARMVSDGSEQITCAVVTTGPNELMRPIHDRMPVILNPTDLAVWLDPKARQQELQQAIAPYPAEAMTAYPVSTAINNPRNDFAGVMEGV
- the lexA gene encoding repressor LexA; protein product: MEGLTPRQASVLKFIENFMQKQMQPPTEREIAHHFRIHQSAVRKHLAALENKGKLMLRRDGRSRGIRLSDVAPTIPIPIVGTVAAGQPLLATENIDGTMMLDTSFVGSEEAFLLRVQGDSMIEAGIMEGDLLLVRRADSVRNGEIVVARIGEEATVKRFYDIAGKIVLEPANKNYRPIPVEDKENFHLEGRVVALIRNMDTFRMMHRGVGY
- a CDS encoding PQQ-like beta-propeller repeat protein; translation: MEYSQLRLQFFTWCLVAFAACGGGAINDQSLPANMSGGAVADARRDNNYARFGNGTPAEKLRWTFVRGVHGGLLVPPLYLDRFRYALLTDRGELAIAEGDTTLHRFTFPNGEHPYPAIAADSAGTLYAVTTHGTLHAVGPDGAERWSKNLRQSDTNAILGYSQPLGMTDGVIIGTSAGTLTRFGSDGNPRWSVQFGAGISPQICHVNGAIVVALSHNDYSISDSLATLDAGTGARRSVVALAGVRVLSGPAVVGTATLVGAARRADDGTRQPFLLAVADGKEVWRRPLALLPRGISGDEFGNSYITGTGTTAEFTGGVLASFDAKGTQRWEKFFESELGAAAAVSGGYLYVVSRREGRMGLFTYTHTGEFAAFVPVANLLGVSSRISISPIAEPLLVAVDTCVVLRGVN
- a CDS encoding T9SS type A sorting domain-containing protein, with product MRTSLTRLLLGLVLTSGAIHAQDIMDVTIPQIQQVAEADLAAGKLTSSLVGKKVRFVGVALASTVANRTTNDFRPLMTAGRRYVNFIQDTSATSFAGINVLTVDRRNAADSQAVKNTLFDRIDSGAVVRITGTVSQFPTTPDGANQITLANDAEVEILYQRSRPAPQPVTIADFYKLDGAAQTPQFATGAQYQGMLVELKNITVKESRVSTGNNGGRVTLVFVDEAGNEIRMRDQSGYYLARAAAQRIEYEGDVALANLKTVDTSEFYLNNFGTFAPPTVGSTITRLVGVISANQSSGSTIQFMITPIYPGDMEVGAIADELPAIFSVRRPMAFPKSSEAVTVTFVGSPRTNPLDKSSAKICFSVDGKTAECVDATATNDTTFTATIPAQAAESIVTYWATIADDKGNKQISPRDTGTYKYFYVVIDNRVAIYDVQYTPNLSGTSGVVGFEVEVGGTVVADISDIPGDSGASSGPDPMVVIQESGGAWSGISLRVKNTNGEIIPELAALKRGERVLVRGTVIEDFGMTLLENATIVDKQAGTQTPAPVNLTTAQIGTKPDGQNREAEKWESMVVQFQDVIVTDDIADASNFGEYMIANTSEKENYAAWTRVETDNSFTRYTTRTPDPETGKRKIATGDEFLAIAGVMVYTFNNFKLIPRKPGDYLTSGSAVRQTSIANATMAVVPNPTTGASVLQLTLPSATPVRVEVTNALGQPLQAVTTESRLEEGTHRLQLPTDGLPSGTLFVRVTTPDGVATLPVVVLP
- a CDS encoding YicC family protein; the protein is MTGYGRSERSRDGVSVSVELRSLNSRFLEVITRTPRDLNPRENDIREIVRKIVNRGKINVSVNVEREQKATTGLKVDPDTVVAYKDALEQIKKAAKLKDTVSLDHLLQFRDLLIQPASEVSEDVQWELVAQAVEEAARALDTMRRNEGSELSRDITDRVASIGKMVDSVEKISREKIPQERQRLRERIAQLFENDEIDEQRLEFEIVILAEKLDVTEECVRFRSHAKFFMEAVNGPEPAGRKLGFLLQEMNREVTTIGSKSNDSEIAHLVVRAKEELEKIREQVQNIE
- the gmk gene encoding guanylate kinase, translating into MRRLLVLSAPSGAGKTTIARRLLERHPQWRFAVSATTRQRRPNEVEGKDYFFLDTAEFQQRIADGDLIEWEEVFGNLYGTLRSQIAQQLHTSEEDSRMIFDVDVKGALSIRAAFPEQAFLVFIAPPSLQELERRLRGRQTESVEVQQTRINRARMEMEMQGQFDAVVVNDSVERAVQEIEAMLQ
- a CDS encoding DNA-directed RNA polymerase subunit omega, which gives rise to MPIRPVDLKQATGEAGSIYEAIVIMSRRARQINDELRDNLQARIAEVANPNDDDTETANPDQLEVAREFDYIPKPTFLALDEMLDGDLEYRYREPQY